The following are encoded together in the Cicer arietinum cultivar CDC Frontier isolate Library 1 chromosome 2, Cicar.CDCFrontier_v2.0, whole genome shotgun sequence genome:
- the LOC101506055 gene encoding E3 ubiquitin-protein ligase listerin isoform X1 codes for MGRQKGEGARSKARPSSSSLAASLLSSAPASAAASSVGFGGFVGSSRLDPSPSTEDSLPFADLDSEIAVHLKRLGRKDSTTKLKALSTLSTLLQERSAKEIVPIIPQWAFEYKKLLLDYNREVRRATHDTMTSLVTSAGRDLAPHLKILMGPWWFAQFDPAYEVSQAAKRSLQAVFPAQEKRLDALILCTTEIFTYLEENLKLTPQSLSDKAVAMDELEEMYQQVISSTLLALATLLDVLICPQQEQPAFENITTEPKHATKARVAAVSFGEKFLTDHRNFLDFLKSQRPAIRSATYSVLKSFIKNMPQAITEANIKSIAGAILGAFNEKDPTCHSSMWDVILIFSRRFPGGWTSLNVQKNILNPFWNFLRNGCFGSPQVSYPALVLFLDNVPPKAVAGDKFFLEFFKNLWVGRKTSLSADRLAFFQAFRECFLWSLNNASRYNDGEGSISHFRVTLIDNILVKLIWQDFLATGSSKGYDKESVSSEKNISHSKKVDMLNMNYPMPYLQELGKSLVEILLGIHLLDSNLLSAFTLELQDSCMSVLQQAGNVEIVERIILFMLLLEQHAVVKGATWPLVFIVGPVLAKSFSVIRSSDSPDTVKLLSIAVSIFGPQKIVQEVFNHNRKHCTSELSYDGDDVSEAEDFLQIFKNIFVPWCLQSNNGSTNARLDLLLTLLDDDYFSEQWSFIVNYVISQSYSGCPAGLIDSDQAAMLAMLLEKARDESTKRKAGDDSNYRPGTNAEDWHHECLESYAIAASRSLPPYSTAHVQFICSLLGGLREERSMTFLSRNTLIVFYEEIFRKLVSFIHDSSFSWVQNAASMLSNNEETSVEHDNSLNIVETAQFSLEILDGSFYCLKTLDGEGGIVSGILSAIFVIEWECNISKALDDSLDDKSMTRIKARLSFGEYVCAFLNKINVHFFKSLCVDNRRRLLNILIQSVKSAIFVEDRRVNDRITSLCCTWVLEVLERVCVDENDEQNLLHQLLSKDERWPVFVVQKFSSTKASGHQKFVALIDKLIQKIGIARVFAGCGMPNSSMLERSQEIASSAWLAAEILCTWRWPENSAISSFLPSLSAYAKISNSPQESLLDDILSILLNGSLIYGGDSTKTSVSMWPFPTDEMEGIEEPFLRALVSFLSTLFKENIWGTEKASYLIELLANKLFLGEDVNTNCLKILPLLITVLLEPFYGYVEPGRGVQPCSLEDKFVQNTVIDWLERALRLPPLVTWKTGQDMEGWLQLVIACYPFNAMGGPQALKPARSISPDEMKLLYELFLKQRLVAGGSAMTNHLPVVQMLLSRLMVVSVGYCWNEFSEEDWDFLLFNLRCWIQSVVVMMEDTTENVNGLVDNSSASLMYKKIQEIISISDPFPLKISENALLSFSLFLKHCKYQQTEDGDNLNTMKAEKLDSAKDRIIEGILRLLFCTGISEAIANAYCKEAAPVIASSRVAHTSFWEFIASAVLNSSSQARDRAVKSIAFWGLSKGSISSLYAILFTSKPIPLLQFAAYFVLSNEPVLSMAVVEDSACNSGIYAASDQDSSRFDSSIEEKIRLKEEISYIVERAPFEVLEMDLLAHQRVSLFLAWSLLISHLWSLPSSSSERERLIQYIQDSATPVILDCLFQHIPVEISMTQNLKKKDAELSGGLSKAASAATQATNTGSLLFTVESLWPIESGKISSLAGAIYGLTLHVLPAYVRSWFNDLRDRNASTAIESFTRTCCSPPLIANELSQIKKANFRDENFSVSVSKSANEVVATYTKDETGMDLVIRLPASYPLRPVDVDCTRSLGISEIKQRKWLMSMMLFVRNQNGALAEAIGIWKRNFDKEFEGVEECPICYSVIHTTNHSLPRLACKTCKHKFHSACLYKWFSTSHKSSCPLCQSPF; via the exons ATGGGGAGACAGAAAGGTGAAGGTGCAAGAAGCAAAGCACGTCCTTCAAGCAGCAG TCTCGCCGCATCGCTCTTATCCTCCGCTCCGGCTTCTGCCGCCGCCTCCTCTGTTGGATTCGGTGGTTTTGTCGGTAGTTCGCGTCTCGATCCTTCTCCTTCAACCGAAGACTCTCTCCCTTTTGCC GACCTTGATAGTGAAATTGCGGTGCACTTGAAGAGGCTAGGAAGGAAGGATTCCACCACTAAG CTGAAGGCGTTGTCAACTTTATCTACGCTGCTTCAGGAAAGGTCAGCAAAAGAAATTGTTCCAATTATTCCCCAATGG GCATTTGAATACAAAAAGCTGTTGCTAGACTACAATAGGGAGGTTAGGCGGGCTACTCATGATACCATGACCTCACTTGTTACTTCTGCTGG GAGAGATTTAGCTCCACATTTAAAGATTTTGATGGGACCATGGTGGTTTGCACAATTTGATCCAGCTTACGAAGTTTCTCAAGCAGCAAAAAGGTCTTTGCAG gCTGTCTTTCCAGCACAGGAAAAAAGACTCGATGCTTTGATTTTATGCACAACAGAGATATTCACATATTTAGAAGAAAACCTAAAGCTCACACCACAAAGTTTGTCCGACAAAGCTGTAGCGATGGATGAGTTGGAAGAAATGTACCAGCAG GTGATATCATCAACACTGTTAGCATTGGCCACTCTTCTTGATGTTTTAATTTGCCCACAACAAGAGCAACCTGCTTTTGAGAATATAACTACTGAACCTAAACATGCTACAAAGGCCAGGGTGGCTGCTGTTTCTTTTGGTGAAAAGTTTTTAACAGATCATAGGAACTTCCTAGATTTCTTGAAGTCCCAAAGACCTGCTATCCGATCTGCTACTTATAGTGTTTTGAAGAGCTTCATAAAAAATATGCCACAGGCTATTACTGAAGCAAATATAAAAAGTATTGCCGGTGCAATTCTTGGTGCTTTTAACGAGAAGGATCCAACTTGTCATTCCTCAATGTGggatgtaatattaattttctctAGAAGATTCCCTGGGGGTTGGACTTCCTTAAATGTTCAGAAAAACATCCTTAATCCTTTTTGGAATTTTCTTAGGAATGGGTGCTTTGGTTCCCCACAGGTCTCATACCCAgctttggttttatttttagaCAATGTTCCTCCTAAAGCTGTAGCAGGGGATAAgttttttcttgaatttttcaaaaacttgTGGGTGGGAAGGAAAACTTCTCTATCAGCAGATAGACTAGCATTTTTCCAGGCATTCAGAGAATGTTTTCTTTGGTCCTTGAATAATGCTTCAAG ATATAATGATGGAGAGGGCTCAATCAGCCATTTCCGAGTCACTCTCATTGATAATATCCTAGTAAAGCTTATATGGCAGGATTTCCTTGCAACTGGAAGTTCCAAAGGTTATGATAAAGAATCAGTTTCATCTGAGAAAAACATTTCTCATAGCAAGAAAGTGGATATGCTAAATATGAATTACCCAATGCCCTATTTGCAAGAGTTGGGAAAGTCTCTTGTTGAAATCCTTTTAGGCATTCATTTACTAGATAGCAATCTTCTATCTGCTTTTACTTTGGAACTTCAAGATAGTTGCATGAGCGTTCTTCAGCAAGCTGGAAACGTGGAGATTGTTGAACGAATCATTTTATTCATGTTATTGCTGGAGCAACATGCAGTGGTGAAAGGTGCAACTTGGCCCTTGGTCTTTATTGTTGGACCAGTGTTGGCGAAGTCTTTCTCGGTCATTAGGTCTTCT GATTCACCAGATACTGTGAAACTTCTATCCATCGCTGTTTCAATATTTGGACCACAGAAAATTGTACAAGAAGTTTTTAATCATAACAGAAAGCATTGTACTAGTGAGCTTTCATATGATGGGGATGATGTATCGGAAGCTGAAGACTTTCTGCAAATCTTCAAGAATATTTTTGTCCCTTGGTGTCTGCAGTCAAACAATGGCTCGACCAATGCCCGTTTAGATTTGTTGTTGACATTGCTGGATGATGATTATTTCTCTGAACAGTGGTCTTTCATTGTCAATTATGTGATTAGCCAAAGTTATTCTGGTTGCCCAGCAGGTTTGATAGATTCCGACCAAGCTGCAATGTTAGCCATGCTCCTGGAAAAAGCCAGGGATGAGAGTACGAAGAGGAAGGCGGGAGATGATTCCAATTATAGACCAGGCACTAATGCTGAAGATTGGCATCATGAATGTCTGGAATCATATGCTATTGCTGCTTCTCGTTCTCTGCCTCCATACAGCACAGCTCATGTGCAGTTTATTTG CTCTCTTCTTGGTGGTTTAAGAGAAGAAAGATCTATGACTTTTCTGTCCAGAAACACATTGATCGTCTTCTATGAAGAGATTTTCAGAAAATTAGTCAGTTTTATACATGATTCTTCTTTTTCTTGGGTACAGAATGCGGCTTCTATGTTAAGCAATAATGAAGAGACGTCTGTAGAACATGATAATTCTCTCAACATTGTTGAGACGGCTCAATTCTCTCTTGAGATACTTGATGGTAGTTTCTATTGCCTGAAGACACTTGATGGGGAAGGTGGTATTGTATCAGGAATTTTATCAGCAATATTTGTCATTGAATGGGAGTGCAATATAAGTAAAGCTTTGGATGATTCACTTGATGACAAATCAATGACCAGAATCAAAGCCAGGCTATCATTTGGGGAATATGTGTGTGCTTTCCTTAACAAGATAAATGTCCACTTTTTTAAAAGCTTATGCGTAGATAACCGCAGGAGGCTGTTGAATATCTTAATTCAGTCAGTCAAGTCTGCAATATTTGTAGAAGATAGACGTGTTAATGACAGAATCACATCATTATGCTGTACATGGGTGCTTGAAGTTCTTGAGCGTGTCTgtgtggacgaaaatgatgAACAGAATCTTTTGCATCAGCTGCTGAGCAAAGATGAAAGGTGGCCTGTGTTTGTAGTGCAAAAATTCAGCTCAACAAAG GCTTCAGGACACCAGAAATTCGTAGCTCTAATTGACAAGTTAATCCAAAAAATTGGAATAGCTAGAGTTTTTGCTGGGTGTGGAATGCCTAATTCATCTATGCTCGAAAGAAGTCAAGAGATTGCATCATCTGCTTGGCTAGCTGCTGAAATCCTGTGCACATGGAGATGGCCAGAAAACAGTGCTATTTCTTCTTTCTTACCTTCACTGAGTGCATATGCCAAAATAAGTAATTCTCCCCAGGAAAGCCTGTTAGATGACATATTGAGCATCTTGCTCAACGGCTCTCTTATTTATGGAGGTGATAGCACAAAAACTTCTGTGAGTATGTGGCCATTTCCAACTGATGAAATGGAAGGAATTGAAGAACCGTTCTTAAGAGCGCTTGTTTCCTTTCTGTCTACTTTGTTCAAAGAGAACATATGGGGAACTGAGAAGGCATCGTATCTTATTGAACTTCTTGCGAATAAACTCTTTCTTGGTGAAGATGTAAATACAAATTGTCTTAAGATTCTTCCTTTGCTTATTACTGTACTTCTAGAACCATTTTATGGATATGTGGAGCCTGGTAGAGGTGTTCAGCCTTGTTCTTTAGAAGACAAATTTGTTCAAAATACCGTGATTGACTGGCTTGAGAGGGCTCTAAGGCTCCCACCTTTAGTCACATGGAAAACAGGACAAG ATATGGAAGGTTGGCTGCAGTTGGTAATTGCCTGTTATCCTTTCAATGCAATGGGTGGTCCACAAGCATTAAAGCCAGCAAGAAGTATCAGCCCTGATGAGATGAAACTTTTATATGAGTTATTCCTGAAGCAGAGGCTTGTTGCTGGAGGATCTGCAATGACCAACCATCTTCCAGTAGTGCAGATGCTGCTATCAAGACTGATGGTTGTTTCAGTAGGTTACTGCTGGAATGAATTTAGTGAAGAAGACTGGGACTTTCTGTTGTTTAACCTAAGGTGTTGGATTCAATCAGTAGTTGTTATGATGGAGGATACAACGGAAAATGTAAATGGTTTAGTTGATAATTCATCTGCTAGTTTAATGTATAAGAAAATTCAGgaaattatttcaatttcagaTCCGTTTCCCTTAAAGATTTCTGAAAATGCCCTTTTATCCTTTTCACTTTTCCTTAAGCACTGTAAATATCAACAAACAGAAGACGGGGATAATTTAAATACAATGAAAGCAGAAAAATTGGATTCTGCTAAAGATCGGATTATAGAAGGTATACTACGGTTACTATTTTGTACCGGCATATCCGAGGCTATTGCAAATGCATACTGCAAAGAAGCTGCACCGGTTATTGCGTCATCACGGGTTGCACATACATCTTTTTGGGAATTCATAGCTTCTGCTGTCCTTAATTCCTCTTCACAGGCTAGAGATAGAGCAGTGAAATCAATTGCATTTTGGGGACTAAGCAAGGGGTCTATTAGCTCATTGTATGCTATACTGTTTACTTCCAAGCCAATTCCTTTGTTGCAGTTTGCTGCATACTTTGTTCTTTCAAATGAGCCTGTTTTAAGCATGGCTGTTGTTGAAGATAGTGCTTGCAACTCAGGCATATATGCTGCTAGTGACCAGGATTCCAGCCGTTTTGACTCGTCAATAGAAGAAAAGATCCGGTTGAAAGAAGAAATATCTTACATAGTCGAAAGGGCACCTTTTGAGGTTCTTGAAATGGACTTGCTTGCGCATCAACGA GTAAGTCTCTTCCTTGCTTGGTCTTTGTTGATATCACATTTATGGTCGTTACCTTCATCATCATCTGAAAGGGAGAGGCTGATCCAGTACATTCAAGATTCTGCTACTCCAGTTATTTTAGATTGCCTTTTTCAGCATATTCCTGTAGAGATTTCCATGACTCAaaatctgaagaagaaagatgcAGAGCTTTCTGGTGGCTTATCAAAAGCTGCTAGTGCTGCAACCCAAGCCACCAATACTGGTTCACTCTTATTCACTGTGGAATCTCTTTGGCCTATTGAATCGGGAAAAATTTCATCACTTGCTGGAGCAATATATGGCTTGACGCTTCATGTTCTTCCTGCTTATGTCCGTAGCTGGTTTAATGATTTGCGCGATCGTAATGCATCAACTGCCATTGAATCCTTTACAAGGACTTGCTGCAGCCCTCCTCTCATTGCAAATGAATTGTCTCAG ATTAAGAAAGCCAACTTTCGTGATGAGAACTTCTCAGTTAGTGTAAGCAAATCAGCAAATGAGGTTGTTGCTACTTACACGAAAGATGAAACAGGAATGGATCTTGTCATTCGTCTCCCGGCATCTTACCCACTAAGGCCTGTAGATGTTGATTGCACTAGGAGCCTTGGAATTAGTGAGATCAAGCAAAGGAAATGGCTGATGTCAATGATGCTATTTGTACGAAATCAG AATGGTGCTTTAGCAGAAGCTATTGGAATTTGGAAGCGCAATTTTGATAAAGAATTTGAAGGTGTTGAGGAGTGTCCGATCTGTTACAGTGTCATCCACACCACAAACCACAGCCTTCCTCGTCTTGCTTGCAAGACATGCAAACACAAATTTCATTCTGCTTGCCTTTATAAATGGTTTTCAACATCTCACAAATCATCTTGCCCACTGTGTCAATCTCCGTTCTAA
- the LOC101506055 gene encoding E3 ubiquitin-protein ligase listerin isoform X2, with translation MDELEEMYQQVISSTLLALATLLDVLICPQQEQPAFENITTEPKHATKARVAAVSFGEKFLTDHRNFLDFLKSQRPAIRSATYSVLKSFIKNMPQAITEANIKSIAGAILGAFNEKDPTCHSSMWDVILIFSRRFPGGWTSLNVQKNILNPFWNFLRNGCFGSPQVSYPALVLFLDNVPPKAVAGDKFFLEFFKNLWVGRKTSLSADRLAFFQAFRECFLWSLNNASRYNDGEGSISHFRVTLIDNILVKLIWQDFLATGSSKGYDKESVSSEKNISHSKKVDMLNMNYPMPYLQELGKSLVEILLGIHLLDSNLLSAFTLELQDSCMSVLQQAGNVEIVERIILFMLLLEQHAVVKGATWPLVFIVGPVLAKSFSVIRSSDSPDTVKLLSIAVSIFGPQKIVQEVFNHNRKHCTSELSYDGDDVSEAEDFLQIFKNIFVPWCLQSNNGSTNARLDLLLTLLDDDYFSEQWSFIVNYVISQSYSGCPAGLIDSDQAAMLAMLLEKARDESTKRKAGDDSNYRPGTNAEDWHHECLESYAIAASRSLPPYSTAHVQFICSLLGGLREERSMTFLSRNTLIVFYEEIFRKLVSFIHDSSFSWVQNAASMLSNNEETSVEHDNSLNIVETAQFSLEILDGSFYCLKTLDGEGGIVSGILSAIFVIEWECNISKALDDSLDDKSMTRIKARLSFGEYVCAFLNKINVHFFKSLCVDNRRRLLNILIQSVKSAIFVEDRRVNDRITSLCCTWVLEVLERVCVDENDEQNLLHQLLSKDERWPVFVVQKFSSTKASGHQKFVALIDKLIQKIGIARVFAGCGMPNSSMLERSQEIASSAWLAAEILCTWRWPENSAISSFLPSLSAYAKISNSPQESLLDDILSILLNGSLIYGGDSTKTSVSMWPFPTDEMEGIEEPFLRALVSFLSTLFKENIWGTEKASYLIELLANKLFLGEDVNTNCLKILPLLITVLLEPFYGYVEPGRGVQPCSLEDKFVQNTVIDWLERALRLPPLVTWKTGQDMEGWLQLVIACYPFNAMGGPQALKPARSISPDEMKLLYELFLKQRLVAGGSAMTNHLPVVQMLLSRLMVVSVGYCWNEFSEEDWDFLLFNLRCWIQSVVVMMEDTTENVNGLVDNSSASLMYKKIQEIISISDPFPLKISENALLSFSLFLKHCKYQQTEDGDNLNTMKAEKLDSAKDRIIEGILRLLFCTGISEAIANAYCKEAAPVIASSRVAHTSFWEFIASAVLNSSSQARDRAVKSIAFWGLSKGSISSLYAILFTSKPIPLLQFAAYFVLSNEPVLSMAVVEDSACNSGIYAASDQDSSRFDSSIEEKIRLKEEISYIVERAPFEVLEMDLLAHQRVSLFLAWSLLISHLWSLPSSSSERERLIQYIQDSATPVILDCLFQHIPVEISMTQNLKKKDAELSGGLSKAASAATQATNTGSLLFTVESLWPIESGKISSLAGAIYGLTLHVLPAYVRSWFNDLRDRNASTAIESFTRTCCSPPLIANELSQIKKANFRDENFSVSVSKSANEVVATYTKDETGMDLVIRLPASYPLRPVDVDCTRSLGISEIKQRKWLMSMMLFVRNQNGALAEAIGIWKRNFDKEFEGVEECPICYSVIHTTNHSLPRLACKTCKHKFHSACLYKWFSTSHKSSCPLCQSPF, from the exons ATGGATGAGTTGGAAGAAATGTACCAGCAG GTGATATCATCAACACTGTTAGCATTGGCCACTCTTCTTGATGTTTTAATTTGCCCACAACAAGAGCAACCTGCTTTTGAGAATATAACTACTGAACCTAAACATGCTACAAAGGCCAGGGTGGCTGCTGTTTCTTTTGGTGAAAAGTTTTTAACAGATCATAGGAACTTCCTAGATTTCTTGAAGTCCCAAAGACCTGCTATCCGATCTGCTACTTATAGTGTTTTGAAGAGCTTCATAAAAAATATGCCACAGGCTATTACTGAAGCAAATATAAAAAGTATTGCCGGTGCAATTCTTGGTGCTTTTAACGAGAAGGATCCAACTTGTCATTCCTCAATGTGggatgtaatattaattttctctAGAAGATTCCCTGGGGGTTGGACTTCCTTAAATGTTCAGAAAAACATCCTTAATCCTTTTTGGAATTTTCTTAGGAATGGGTGCTTTGGTTCCCCACAGGTCTCATACCCAgctttggttttatttttagaCAATGTTCCTCCTAAAGCTGTAGCAGGGGATAAgttttttcttgaatttttcaaaaacttgTGGGTGGGAAGGAAAACTTCTCTATCAGCAGATAGACTAGCATTTTTCCAGGCATTCAGAGAATGTTTTCTTTGGTCCTTGAATAATGCTTCAAG ATATAATGATGGAGAGGGCTCAATCAGCCATTTCCGAGTCACTCTCATTGATAATATCCTAGTAAAGCTTATATGGCAGGATTTCCTTGCAACTGGAAGTTCCAAAGGTTATGATAAAGAATCAGTTTCATCTGAGAAAAACATTTCTCATAGCAAGAAAGTGGATATGCTAAATATGAATTACCCAATGCCCTATTTGCAAGAGTTGGGAAAGTCTCTTGTTGAAATCCTTTTAGGCATTCATTTACTAGATAGCAATCTTCTATCTGCTTTTACTTTGGAACTTCAAGATAGTTGCATGAGCGTTCTTCAGCAAGCTGGAAACGTGGAGATTGTTGAACGAATCATTTTATTCATGTTATTGCTGGAGCAACATGCAGTGGTGAAAGGTGCAACTTGGCCCTTGGTCTTTATTGTTGGACCAGTGTTGGCGAAGTCTTTCTCGGTCATTAGGTCTTCT GATTCACCAGATACTGTGAAACTTCTATCCATCGCTGTTTCAATATTTGGACCACAGAAAATTGTACAAGAAGTTTTTAATCATAACAGAAAGCATTGTACTAGTGAGCTTTCATATGATGGGGATGATGTATCGGAAGCTGAAGACTTTCTGCAAATCTTCAAGAATATTTTTGTCCCTTGGTGTCTGCAGTCAAACAATGGCTCGACCAATGCCCGTTTAGATTTGTTGTTGACATTGCTGGATGATGATTATTTCTCTGAACAGTGGTCTTTCATTGTCAATTATGTGATTAGCCAAAGTTATTCTGGTTGCCCAGCAGGTTTGATAGATTCCGACCAAGCTGCAATGTTAGCCATGCTCCTGGAAAAAGCCAGGGATGAGAGTACGAAGAGGAAGGCGGGAGATGATTCCAATTATAGACCAGGCACTAATGCTGAAGATTGGCATCATGAATGTCTGGAATCATATGCTATTGCTGCTTCTCGTTCTCTGCCTCCATACAGCACAGCTCATGTGCAGTTTATTTG CTCTCTTCTTGGTGGTTTAAGAGAAGAAAGATCTATGACTTTTCTGTCCAGAAACACATTGATCGTCTTCTATGAAGAGATTTTCAGAAAATTAGTCAGTTTTATACATGATTCTTCTTTTTCTTGGGTACAGAATGCGGCTTCTATGTTAAGCAATAATGAAGAGACGTCTGTAGAACATGATAATTCTCTCAACATTGTTGAGACGGCTCAATTCTCTCTTGAGATACTTGATGGTAGTTTCTATTGCCTGAAGACACTTGATGGGGAAGGTGGTATTGTATCAGGAATTTTATCAGCAATATTTGTCATTGAATGGGAGTGCAATATAAGTAAAGCTTTGGATGATTCACTTGATGACAAATCAATGACCAGAATCAAAGCCAGGCTATCATTTGGGGAATATGTGTGTGCTTTCCTTAACAAGATAAATGTCCACTTTTTTAAAAGCTTATGCGTAGATAACCGCAGGAGGCTGTTGAATATCTTAATTCAGTCAGTCAAGTCTGCAATATTTGTAGAAGATAGACGTGTTAATGACAGAATCACATCATTATGCTGTACATGGGTGCTTGAAGTTCTTGAGCGTGTCTgtgtggacgaaaatgatgAACAGAATCTTTTGCATCAGCTGCTGAGCAAAGATGAAAGGTGGCCTGTGTTTGTAGTGCAAAAATTCAGCTCAACAAAG GCTTCAGGACACCAGAAATTCGTAGCTCTAATTGACAAGTTAATCCAAAAAATTGGAATAGCTAGAGTTTTTGCTGGGTGTGGAATGCCTAATTCATCTATGCTCGAAAGAAGTCAAGAGATTGCATCATCTGCTTGGCTAGCTGCTGAAATCCTGTGCACATGGAGATGGCCAGAAAACAGTGCTATTTCTTCTTTCTTACCTTCACTGAGTGCATATGCCAAAATAAGTAATTCTCCCCAGGAAAGCCTGTTAGATGACATATTGAGCATCTTGCTCAACGGCTCTCTTATTTATGGAGGTGATAGCACAAAAACTTCTGTGAGTATGTGGCCATTTCCAACTGATGAAATGGAAGGAATTGAAGAACCGTTCTTAAGAGCGCTTGTTTCCTTTCTGTCTACTTTGTTCAAAGAGAACATATGGGGAACTGAGAAGGCATCGTATCTTATTGAACTTCTTGCGAATAAACTCTTTCTTGGTGAAGATGTAAATACAAATTGTCTTAAGATTCTTCCTTTGCTTATTACTGTACTTCTAGAACCATTTTATGGATATGTGGAGCCTGGTAGAGGTGTTCAGCCTTGTTCTTTAGAAGACAAATTTGTTCAAAATACCGTGATTGACTGGCTTGAGAGGGCTCTAAGGCTCCCACCTTTAGTCACATGGAAAACAGGACAAG ATATGGAAGGTTGGCTGCAGTTGGTAATTGCCTGTTATCCTTTCAATGCAATGGGTGGTCCACAAGCATTAAAGCCAGCAAGAAGTATCAGCCCTGATGAGATGAAACTTTTATATGAGTTATTCCTGAAGCAGAGGCTTGTTGCTGGAGGATCTGCAATGACCAACCATCTTCCAGTAGTGCAGATGCTGCTATCAAGACTGATGGTTGTTTCAGTAGGTTACTGCTGGAATGAATTTAGTGAAGAAGACTGGGACTTTCTGTTGTTTAACCTAAGGTGTTGGATTCAATCAGTAGTTGTTATGATGGAGGATACAACGGAAAATGTAAATGGTTTAGTTGATAATTCATCTGCTAGTTTAATGTATAAGAAAATTCAGgaaattatttcaatttcagaTCCGTTTCCCTTAAAGATTTCTGAAAATGCCCTTTTATCCTTTTCACTTTTCCTTAAGCACTGTAAATATCAACAAACAGAAGACGGGGATAATTTAAATACAATGAAAGCAGAAAAATTGGATTCTGCTAAAGATCGGATTATAGAAGGTATACTACGGTTACTATTTTGTACCGGCATATCCGAGGCTATTGCAAATGCATACTGCAAAGAAGCTGCACCGGTTATTGCGTCATCACGGGTTGCACATACATCTTTTTGGGAATTCATAGCTTCTGCTGTCCTTAATTCCTCTTCACAGGCTAGAGATAGAGCAGTGAAATCAATTGCATTTTGGGGACTAAGCAAGGGGTCTATTAGCTCATTGTATGCTATACTGTTTACTTCCAAGCCAATTCCTTTGTTGCAGTTTGCTGCATACTTTGTTCTTTCAAATGAGCCTGTTTTAAGCATGGCTGTTGTTGAAGATAGTGCTTGCAACTCAGGCATATATGCTGCTAGTGACCAGGATTCCAGCCGTTTTGACTCGTCAATAGAAGAAAAGATCCGGTTGAAAGAAGAAATATCTTACATAGTCGAAAGGGCACCTTTTGAGGTTCTTGAAATGGACTTGCTTGCGCATCAACGA GTAAGTCTCTTCCTTGCTTGGTCTTTGTTGATATCACATTTATGGTCGTTACCTTCATCATCATCTGAAAGGGAGAGGCTGATCCAGTACATTCAAGATTCTGCTACTCCAGTTATTTTAGATTGCCTTTTTCAGCATATTCCTGTAGAGATTTCCATGACTCAaaatctgaagaagaaagatgcAGAGCTTTCTGGTGGCTTATCAAAAGCTGCTAGTGCTGCAACCCAAGCCACCAATACTGGTTCACTCTTATTCACTGTGGAATCTCTTTGGCCTATTGAATCGGGAAAAATTTCATCACTTGCTGGAGCAATATATGGCTTGACGCTTCATGTTCTTCCTGCTTATGTCCGTAGCTGGTTTAATGATTTGCGCGATCGTAATGCATCAACTGCCATTGAATCCTTTACAAGGACTTGCTGCAGCCCTCCTCTCATTGCAAATGAATTGTCTCAG ATTAAGAAAGCCAACTTTCGTGATGAGAACTTCTCAGTTAGTGTAAGCAAATCAGCAAATGAGGTTGTTGCTACTTACACGAAAGATGAAACAGGAATGGATCTTGTCATTCGTCTCCCGGCATCTTACCCACTAAGGCCTGTAGATGTTGATTGCACTAGGAGCCTTGGAATTAGTGAGATCAAGCAAAGGAAATGGCTGATGTCAATGATGCTATTTGTACGAAATCAG AATGGTGCTTTAGCAGAAGCTATTGGAATTTGGAAGCGCAATTTTGATAAAGAATTTGAAGGTGTTGAGGAGTGTCCGATCTGTTACAGTGTCATCCACACCACAAACCACAGCCTTCCTCGTCTTGCTTGCAAGACATGCAAACACAAATTTCATTCTGCTTGCCTTTATAAATGGTTTTCAACATCTCACAAATCATCTTGCCCACTGTGTCAATCTCCGTTCTAA